A window of Flavobacterium psychrophilum genomic DNA:
TACCGGCAATTGCAGTAAAGTTAAACGGAGTAATGGCATATATAAAACCTTCAAGCGGGCGGTGCTCCAGCCTGTTCCATATACCTTCTGAAGATACCGGCTGTTCTGCATATACCTGAGTCATAAACTCTACATTGTAACGTAAAAAGTCAATGAATTCGCAGGCAGCATCAATTTCTGCCTGGTGTACTGTTTTTGCCTGTCCTACCATAGTGGCAGCATTAATTTTAGCACGGTATGGCCCTGCTAAAAGATCGGCAGCTTTAAGGAATATCGAAGCTCTGTGTTCCCATGATAGTGAAGCCCATTTTTTCTTAGCGGCAAGAGCGGCAGCAATGGCTTTTTCTACATGCTCTTTCTCTGCTTCATGAAAATTCCCTACCACTTTTTTGTGGTCGAAAGGAGGGTTTATAGTTCTTGTTTTTCCTGTACGTATTTCTTCGCTTCCTATGTATAATGGCACGTCTGTAGTTGTGCTATACAATTCTTTAAAAGCGGCTAGTACCTGCTCTCTTTCTGTAGATCCGGGAGCATAAGATTTAACGGGTTCGTTAATCGCTTTAGGTACATTATAAATTCCTTTTGGCATAATAAAAAGTATTTTTTAAAGGATTAAATTAAAGTATTGCAAAGGTACAATAAATTATCTATCCCGTATTTGTAAAAAATACAGGAAAAAGGATAAAATACTGATTATATATTAATTTATAGCAAATGGTGCACTTAGCCTGAAAGTAGGCACTATAACCCTGAATGTACGGGTTGAAGTAAAATTGATCATGTTAAAATAACCTCTCATAGCACCAAAAGGCGACGCTAAAAGACAGCCTGAACTATACGTGTGCTTTTCGCCCGGCTTAAGTACAGGCTTCTGGCCTATAACGCCTTCACCATCTACAATTTCGATATCGTTTAACGAATCGAAAATTTCCCAGTGGCGGGTGTTTAGCTGTACAGAGTCTTTGCTTTGGTTCTCTATGGTTATCTCATAGCTAAAAGCAAATTGTATCCTGTAATTTTTAAAGTAGGTGCCTTCAAAATTAGTAGATACCGATATTTTTATGCCTCTTGTTATCTGTGTTACCATAGTAAAACCTGGTTTAACGGTTCTCAATCAGCCTCAAAAATACAAATTATTTGTGGTATGGGCTAAGTTTAAAATATTAAATTATCTCTAAAAAATATTTAACTAATTGAATTTTAGTTGATAATGTTTTCTGAATTTGCGCTTCCTATGCCTATCACCCTGTCATAACGCTCGCCATTTTCTCTGTAATACACCAATACAGTGTAATCATTTTCTGTCTGGTAATAGTTGCCGTCTATAGCATTCTTGCCGTCTACCTTGCCGTTTTTATCGGCTACGATATACTGATAGTTGGTAAAGCCTTGTTTTACCATGATTGCTTTTTCGTAGGTAGCAGTCTTCTCGTTATAGTCCATTTTATATTCGGGCGTTTTGGCGTAGTTGTTAAACATTCCGCCTACATAAACGTCTTTCTTTTCGTAAAAGGTTGGAGCGATCATGCTGAAAAATACCCATGTATAGTCAGACTCCAGCATTGGGTTGGTAACACTAAGGTTGATATTATTCACCCTGAAGTTACCATTAACATCGGGATAAAACGTATAGCCTTTTGCATTTCGTGCTTCGCCTGGGTAAAGTATCGTGTTGTAAATCTCGCCTGCTGTAATGCGCATAACGTTGTTTACAGCATTACGAATGTCTTTGTTCTCAAAGTATAAAAATTCGTTGCCCGCCCAGAACTGGGTTTCTTTATCGTAACGGTAAATAAGGTCGTTGCCGGTAGTATACTGGGGTTTTATATTGTAAATGGCGGTGTCAAAGCGTCCGTTCTGAAAAAGGGCAACCTTTACATTTTGCAACGGGCTTTGGAACTGTATAGAGGCACTTCTTATTGAAAATTCAAGATTGTGTTTTTCCTGTATTACAGCCATGTCCCTGGCTCTTTTTACCTGAAGCGGTACTGCTACCTGTTCCTGATATAATACAAATCTCCTGCTGAATACCACTTCGCGGTCGTCATTAAGAATTTTTAATATATAGTTACCACTAAGTAAAAGTGTAGTAAAGTTATTAGGGAATGGCAATGTATATCGCGAATAGATCTGCAGGGTATTAAACGAGTTATCATACGTTTGTATCCTTTGGTTGTCAAACCCCTGTATGTAATCGTTTATTGTTAACTGGGATGACGGTGTCCAGTCGTAATTGCAATGTTGAAGGGTGTAATAATAGTTGGCTTCGTTGCCAAAAAGGTCGTCAAAAACAAAAGTGAAATTATCGCCCAGCCTAAAGAAAGGATATACATTTTCTCCATTTTTTGTAAATGAAGCTGTTTTTATATTGTAAGGCGGTGCAACTTCCTGCTGAACCTGCCCTAGAAATGTTATCGGAAGAAGTAAAAAAAGCGATAAGGCAATAAACCTTTTAATTGCACCCGTCATTTTGTTTCTGGTTTTGTTAGTGAACGTAAATATAGGAATATATATTATATCCTAAATGAAGTTAACAATAAGCACGCCAAAATTGTCATAGGTATTTAGTTGTTATAAAGATAATTCATACCTGAATTAATCTTTATAACAAACCGGAATAATCTCTCCTTTAGCAAGGCAAAAACGTTCAACATCGGCCTCATTCAGTTTTTTAGTGTAGTCTTCTTCTACAACCCTAAAGCCGATGCTTCTTAGTTTATCAAAGTAGTCACGACCGTAAACCCTTACGTGGTCATACTGTCCAAAAATGCGTGCGCGCTCTTTTGGATCGGTAATGCTGTTATCTTCAAAAGTAGTTTCACGGCTCAGGTCCTGCGGAATCTGAAAAATTCCCATGCCGCCGGGCTTAAGTACGCGATATAATTCCTGCATCGCTTTTGTATCGTCCGGTATGTGTTCCAGTACGTGGTTACACAGTATCAGGTCGTAAGCATTGTCTTCAAACGGCAGGTTACAAATATCAGCCTTAACATCTGCCAGGGGAGAATAAAGATCGGTAGTTGTGTAATCCAGGTTTTTCTGGTTACGGAAACGTTTGTAAAAAGCCTGTTCGGGTGCAAAATGCAATACCTTTTTCTGTGACGTAAAAAAGTCGGTTTCCCTGTTTAAGTACAGCCACAATAAGCGGTGCCTTTCCAGGGAAAGCGTTCCCGGAGCCAATACATTATTACGCTGGTGTCCATAACCATACGGCAGGAAGTTTTTAAAACTTCTGCCATCTATAGGGTCAGTGTAAGTATCCCCTTTTAAGGCAAAAGCCAAAACGGGGCGTGCTACATAGCTAAGCCTTATAAGCAGCGGGCGGGGAATGGTGTTAAGTATAAACTTAAAAAGTTTCTTCATGGGCTATTTCGCAAAGATTCACAAAGAAGGCGCAAAGTTTCGCAAAGATTTATTAATAATGATTTGCAGTTTTTTGATTTATAAAACGTTTAATGCCTTCTTTGAGTGTTTTAGTATGAAAATTGATTAATAATCCTAAAGGATAATTTCCTAATTTAAGATAAGTTAGTATTTGTGCATAGTGCACATCTGTAAAACATTCAACAGTTTTTAGCTCCAGTACTAGTTTGTTTTCGACGAGCAAGTCAATTCTGTAGCCGTGTTCAAGTTTAATGTCTTTATAGATTATAGGTAGTGCTTTTTGACTTTCTACGTATAGTCCACTGTTTCTAATTTCATAAGACAAACATTCACAATACGAAGATTCCAAAAGACCTGGGCCGAGGGTTCTGTGAACTTCTATGGCTAATCCAATAACTATATTTGATAGCTTATTTGCATCCATAAGTCTTTGTGAATCTTTGTGTATCCTTTGTGTCTCTTCGTGTAACCTGTCTTAAACTGTAAACGGCACTTTTCTAAATTCCTCCTCTTCATTACTCTCAATACCTAATGCTTTATAAACATAAGCGAAAGTTGAAAGCAGTTCCGGTTTGCCATCCACTAAAGCAACATTATGCTCAAAGTGGGCGCTTGGTTTACCATCGCGGGTTACAATTGTCCAGCCGTCTTTAAGCTGTTTAATGTTTTTGGTACCCATGTTTATCATTGGCTCAATAGCAACTACAAGTCCTTCAACAAACAGTTTTCCGCGTCCTCGTTTACCGTAGTTAGGCATTTCAGGGCCTTCATGCATTTTTTTACCAAGTCCGTGGCCAACAAGCTCACGTACTACGCCATAACCTTCAGCTTCGGTATATCGTTGTATTGCGTTGCCAACATCTTCAACACGGTTTCCGGCTTTAAATTCACGGATTCCTACATATAATGATTCTTTGGTAACCTTAAGCAGTTTTTTAGTTTCCGGAGCTACATCGCCTATCTCAAAAGTATAGGCATGGTCGCCATAATATTCGTTCATAATAGCACCACAATCTACAGATACTATGTCGCCTTCTTCAATGGGGCGGTTAGTAGGCAGACCGTGAACAATCTGGTCGTTTACACTGGTAAGCAGGGTAGACGGGCAGCCGTAAAGGCCAAGAAAACCGGGAACAGCACCGTTGTCGCGGATGAACTCTTCAGCTAGTTTGTCCAGGTGAAGTGTAGTAACACCCGGTTTTATTTCGGAGGCAATCATGCCTAGTGTCTTAGAAACTATAAGTGCACTTTGGCGCATCAATTCAATTTCTTCTCTCGTTTTTGGGATAATCATAGTCTAAAATTTTTCCAGGGCAAAAGTACAACTTTCCGCCGGATTATTTTAACTGCCTGCGTAACATGAGATATATCATGTTTTGTAACTTTAAAGACATTTAATTTTGCGTAAAACTTATTAGGTATGAGTAAATATGTAACCGCGGCAGAAGCCGTAAAAGTAGTACAGTCAGGAAACAGGATATATGTGCAGGCAGCCGGTGCAACACCAACCGTGCTAACCAAAGCACTTGCAGAAAGGGCATCAGAACTTCGCGATGTAGAAGTTTGCCATATGCATACAGAGGGAGAGGCAGCGTATGCCGACCCAAAACTAAAAGACAGCTTTCATGTCAACTCATTTTTTATCGGTAAAAATGTAAGGCATACATTATCGGCGGGTAACGGGTCGTATACTCCGGTGTTTTTAAGTGAGATACCACGGCTGTTCCGTAAAAATATATTGCCGCTGGATGTAGTTTTTATTCACGTTTCGCCACCGGATCATCATGGGTATTGCTCATTGGGAATTTCGGTTGAAGCAACAAAAGCAGCTATAGAAAATGCAAAGGTTGTTATTGCACAGGTAAACCCACAGATGCCAAGAACCTTTGGCGATAGCGTAATTAAGATCTCTTCTATAGATTACCTTGTTGAGGTAGATGCACCAATGTACGGGCATGGCATAGCGCCAATATCCGAACAGGAAGAATTGATAGGGGGTTTTGTAGCTTCGCTTATTGAAGACGAAAGCACTTTGCAAATGGGTATCGGGTCTATACCGAATGCTGCCCTTGCAAAACTGACCAACCATAAAAACCTGGGACTGCATACAGAAATGTTTTCCGATGGAGTTATCGATCTTATTGAAAGCGGCGTGATTAATTGCAAGTTTAAAGGTGTGACCAAAAACAGGGCACTGGCTACGTTTTTAATCGGTTCGCAAAGGTTGTATGACTTTGTAAACGATAATCCGTTTATATCAATGCGCGAATCTTCATTTGTGAATGATACGGCTGTTATCCGCCGAAACCCTAAAATGATAGCTATTAATTCGGCTATTGAGGTAGATATTACCGGGCAGGTTTGTGCCGATTCTATCGGATCAAGAATGTATAGTGGTGTTGGTGGGCAGATGGACTTTATCAGAGGGGCATCGTTAAGCGAAGGTGGTAAAGCTATTATAGCATTGCCATCGGTTACCAAAACAGGCGAAAGCAAAATCGTGCCATTTCTAAAAGAAGGTGCAGGTGTTGTTACAACCCGTGCCCACGTGCAGCATGTTGTAACAGAATACGGTATTGCCGATTTATATGGTAAAACCCTTAAGCAGCGCGCCAATGCTATGGTAAATATTGCGCATCCCGATCATAGGGAAGCTATAGACAGGGTCAATTTTGATAGGTTCAATAATATATAGTAGTGATTAGTATAGTTTTTTTAAGTGTGAATACCCGTAAAAGTCCTTTGTGTTTTTGCGGGTTTTTTATGTAAAAAAAATCCGCTACGGTTAGGTAGCGGATCTATATATAACTAAAGTTTTGTATTATGATACAAGCGAATGCCTTGTCATTGCTTCCGGCTGTGGTATGCCCATCATGTCTAAAATAGTAGGGGCAATATCACCCAGCACACCATCTTTAACGTGTTTAATGTCTTTGTCAACAATTATAATAGGCACAGGGTTCGTGGTGTGTGCCGTATTCGGCGAACCGTCCGGGTTAATCATGGTTTCGCAGTTACCGTGGTCTGCAATTACAATTGTAGTGTAGCCATTTTCAAGCGCAGCTTCAATAACTTCTTTAGCACATTGGTCTACCGCTTCGCAGGCTTTTATGGCAGCTTCAAAAACTCCTGTATGGCCTACCATATCTCCGTTTGCAAAGTTTAGGCAAACAAAATCTACCTCTCCTTTTTTAAGTTCCGGTACCAGGGCATCTTTAAGGTCAAAGGCGCTCATTTCCGGCTGAAGGTCATACGTTGCTACTTTTGGCGATGGGCAAAGTAAACGCTTTTCACCCTCAAAAGGCTCCTCACGGCCTCCCGAGAAAAAGAAGGTAACGTGCGGGTATTTTTCAGTTTCGGCAATACGAATCTGTTTTTTACCATTGCGTGACACAATTTCGCCAAGCGTTTCGGTAAGGTTGTCTTTATCGTAAACTACATGAATGTTTTTGAAGTTATCATCGTAGTTAGTCATGGTAACATAGTATAGTTTCAGCTTGTGCATGTTTTGCTCATGAATATCAAACTGGCTCAATACTTCTGTTAGCTGCCTTCCACGGTCGGTACGGAAGTTGAAGAAGATAACAACATCATCTTCCTGTATTGTAGCAAGAGGTTTACCGTCGGCACCTGTCATTACTATAGGTTTGATGAATTCATCGGTAACGCCTTCTTTGTAACTATCCTGTATGCTGTCTACTGCATTGGTAGATGGTGTTCCTTCGCCGTTAACCAAAAGGTCGTAAGCCAGTTTTACCCTTTCCCAACGCTTGTCACGATCCATTGCATAGTAACGCCCGATAACAGATGCAAGTTTTGCGTTTTTGTCTTTCAGGTGGTTTTCAAGTTCGGATATAAACGACACCCCCGATTTTGGGTCAACGTCGCGTCCGTCTGTAAAGGCATGGATGAAAACATTATCTACACCGGCTTCCTGCGTAGCATCTACCAGTCCTTTAAGGTGTTCTATATGAGAGTGCACTCCTCCGTTAGAAACAAGTCCTAATAACTGTACTTTTTTGTTGTTTTGTTTTGCATAGTTAAAAGCCTCAACAAGCGGTTGTTCCTGTGCAAGGGTTTTGTTTTGTACGGCAAGATTTATTTTTACAAGATCCTGGTATACAATTCGTCCTGCGCCAAGGTTCATGTGTCCTACCTCGCTATTACCCATTTGTCCTTCAGGAAGGCCAACGTTTAAGCCGTCTGTTCTCAGGGATGCACTTGCGTAGTTTTCGTATAGGCTTTTGATAAACGGAACGTTTGCATTGTCTATGGCTGATACTTTAGGATCGGGCGATTTCCCCCATCCGTCAAGGATCATTAAAATTACTTTTTTGTTCATTTTCAAGATGTTATTAATTTTTGGCACGATTTTGGGATTATATTAACCCGTAATCGAGGCTCTAAAATTACTATAATTTAGCCGGTTTTACATACAGTAGCGACGGGTTTGTATTGTGTTTTATAGAAAATTTAATAAAATTTTAATAATCAACGCAATATATGTTTTTGACAACCGTTATAATAATGATTATCGATGAATATGAGATACAGCTTTTGGGAAAAGGCCTATCAAATGAATAAATGTTAAATAATTGATTTTAACAGTGTTGCTATTTTTTGTTTAGATTTCTTTAACTTATTTTAGCCATTCTGATTAAAAACACAACTACTAGAATTTACTTATGGTTTACAACTTTTTTACGTCCGTTTTCTTTTTGTTCTTTTCGCTTACTGCAACAACACCAAAACATACTGAAAGTAAAGGAACCCTTGCTACTGTTGAGAATTCTGCAGTAGCCGAGACACAAAATGTGTACAACTCTATCAAATTGCACTCTGCCTCAATGCCAAAATTCGAATGCTTTTCTAAAGCAATGAACGGATTTAAGCGTCTTAAGGCTCAGGGGAAAATTAAAAAAGACATTCTTACCCTTATCGATTTTAGCCAATCGTCTAATACTAAACGACTTTGGATAATTGATATGGCTACTAACACTGTATTGTATAATACTTTGGTAGCGCACGGAAGAAACAGCGGCGACGAGTTTGCAACTGATTTTTCTAATGCATCAAGCTCTAACAAAAGCAGCCTTGGTTTTTATTCTACAGGAGAAATTTACAACGGTAAACATGGTGCTTCACTTCGCCTTGACGGGTTGGAGAATGGCATAAACAACAATGCACGCAACAGGGCTGTTGTTATGCATGCTGCCGATTATGTAAGCGAATCATTTATTAAAATGCACAAAAGACTAGGCAGAAGCCAGGGATGCCCTGCTTTACCATCTGAACTTACTAAAGAGGTGATAAGCCTTATAAAAGACAAATCATGCCTTTTTATTTATCATCCGTCAAAAAACTATGTAGCGTCGTCTAAATTACTGTCGTAATTTTTTATACAGTACCTTATCGAGTTTATAAATATCATTTCGAAACTGAATACCGCCTTCGTCCATCCAGGCGGTCCAGTATAACTGATGAACGTGGGTTCCTTTTTTAAGGCCCACGTTTTTTGTTTCGCCCTGTGCAATCGTCCCGTCAAGTTTTTCTTTATCCCAGCCGGCATCTTCCTTGTCAAGTACATAGGCAGCTAGCTTAAGCGGATCCTGAACCCTTACACATCCTGAGCTTAGTGCCCTGTAGCCACGGCCAAATAACTCTTTGTGATTAGTATCGTGCAGGTATACGCTAAAGCTATTTTTAAAGTTGAATTTTACCTGTCCCAGCGCATTGCCGCTTCCGGGTCCCTGTACATAACGATAGTGATTTGCTTTTTCAGGATCCCAGTCTTCGGCGGAGGTTTCAATGGTATCGTTATGCCTGTAGATTTTCATGTTATGATTGGCAAAATAACTCCTGTCACCGGATGCTGAAGGTGTAAGATCTTCCTTAAGTATAGTTGGCGGCACCGTCCATGTAGGGTTTAGTACAATATTTTTCATAACAGAATGCAGTACCGGAGTTCTTCTTCCAGGTTTGCCCACTACGACTTTATACATTTGAATGGTGTCATGGCCATTTTCTACCACAGCCATCTGAAATTCCGGAATATTTATTACAAATGCTTTCGGACCGAAATCTTCTGCAAACCAGCGCCAGCGTTCAAGATTAGCCACAATTTGCTGTTTGCGTTTTTCAAGGCTTATGTTTAATGCTTTAACTGTAATGCTTCTCACTACTCCATCTGGGTAAATGCCATGTCGTTTTTGGAAACGTTTCACAGCCCTTAGCGTATTCCTGTCGAAAACATTGCCTTTGGCATAAGCTGTGTCAAGATCTTTCCAGTAGGCAAGCCTTTCTTTTATAATGCTAACAATAGCGGTAGAATCATTAAGTTTAATGTTTGTATTGTTTGGCAATCCGTTATATGAATCGTCATCAGGAAGGCTGTTAAGGAATTTCATGCTTTTTCGTAGCCCCGCATACATTTTACTGCCGGGCCTGCACTTATCCAGGGTTTCGGTTACAGAATGTTTGTCAAGGGCAGTGGTAAGCAGTTTATTGGCGTTGATAGATTTACCGGGCAAAGCCCAGTCGTAATGTACATTATAGGGCTTAAGCTTCCCTTTGTGTAAATGGGTGGCCAGCTTGCGGAACGATTTTGTAAGCAATATGTCATAGGCTGCGCAGCCTTCTTCTGTAATGTTTTTATTGTTTTCAAATTCAAGAAGCGCGGTAATGTTGTACTCTGTAGGGGTAAGCCCATCATTGTTAGCATCCTGTATGGCGCGGTGCAATGCTTTACGGTCGGCTTCTTCCGTCCAGACAGTTTTGAACCCGTTGCCCTGATAAAAATCGGCAATGGCTTCGGGCTCATTGGTGAGTGAAGATGTGTCTATCTGATGGGGAGAATTCTTTAAATGTGCAGTTGAAGCAGCTTCTGCATCGGGCAATTTTTCTTTACCCCCGGCTGCATTTTTGCAGGAAAGGAAAAGAAATAGGATGCTTAGCAATATGATGGCTGCCTTCTTCATTTATGTTTGAATTTTAGCTTGTGCTAAAGTTACAAAACAAAAAAATGCGAAAAATGTAATTCTTTGTGAACGAGAGGTTAAAGTTGTCTTATCGCTTAAGCCATTCGTCTTTTTTGTGGCGGAATAACTTTTGAATTACGTACAAATTATAGTGTAATGATGTATTTTAGCTGTACTTCTCTCAAATACCTGAGCCTATGAAAAATATTTTTTTGACACTCTTATTTTTAAGTATGTATGCCATAGGCCAAACTGCATAGGGTGTAGGAGTTTCTTCTAATATGCCGACAAATCTCAAAGAATTAGTAATCAATTCAAATCAAACGGTCGATATTGGCTACAGTAAAATCAAACGAAAAAAAATAAAAAGCAGCCTCGGTATTGGTAAATTCATCCAGATGGCAGTCTTTATAGAAAACCCATTTAAAACCCCCGTAGTTATAAAGTCTATTTCTTTTAATGTTATAAGGGTAACGGGGCGTCCTGCCTATAAACTTCATTTGTACCATAAACAACAGGGAAAAAACATAAGAGGAGAAGATGCTCCCGGAGATGATATTCATATAAAAGACTTAGTCTATTTTTTGGAAGAAAACACAAAAGGGCTTGTAGAGATCGATTTAGCAGAAGAAGATATTGAAATGGCTGCTGAAGGGCTTTATGTGGCTTTAGAAGGTTTGGGATCTTATGATGAGAATGGCAGGGCAGATAATAATGGGTTCATACCGGAAATGTTCCAAACCTTCGAGCCAATTCATTGTTACAAATATAATTTTCCTGAGCGCTCCATAGGCTGGATCAATAATAACCAGGAATTATTTAGGGCGGAGAAAGCTAATGGTTATAATATAGGTAAAAAAAATTTTCTGGCTCCTTCCTTTGGGTTGACAGTATTTAAGCCATAATGTGATTCAGGTTTATTCTTATTTCACTATTTAGGGAAAATAATGAAATAAGAATATTGGGAGTTGAAATTACAACAGCCTGTACATTACATGGTGTACACCTATGTCGCCTATGGTAAATGGTGTCCCGATAATTTCATATCCCATTTTTTTATAGAAGCCAACGGCAATTTCGCGTGCGTTAAACCAAATAGCATCGGCGTTTTGGGATATTATGTAGTCTTCGGCAGCTTTAACAAGCCTGTCGCCAAGGCCTATTTTCTGATGGGAGTCTAATACTGCCATGCCGCGTATCTGGAATTGGTTATTTTGAGGTAATAAATTGGTGTTTGCTTTAAAAACCGATATAACTCCGATGAGGTTTTCGTCTTCAAAAATGCCAAAGTGTACAGTAGTGGGTAAATCATCACCATCAAAAACACAAGATTCTACAGGTTTTCCGGGACGAAGAACAGGCAGGCGAACGGCAAAAGTGGCTGAAGAAGGGATTTGTTTAATGGAATACATAAAAATTTTAATTAGGTAACAAATTAGTAATAAATAAATTAAAAGCGAACGCCGAAAAAACCTCGATTTTTTTTATTGAAAAGTTTGCGAATATGGAAAGTGGTTGTATATTTGCACCACAATAACGCGGAAGTAGCTCAGTTGGTAGAGCTCCAGCCTTCCAAGCTGGTTGTCGCGAGTTCGAGCCTCGTCTTCCGCTCTGCAAAGCCCAAACAACTGTTTGGG
This region includes:
- a CDS encoding GxxExxY protein is translated as MDANKLSNIVIGLAIEVHRTLGPGLLESSYCECLSYEIRNSGLYVESQKALPIIYKDIKLEHGYRIDLLVENKLVLELKTVECFTDVHYAQILTYLKLGNYPLGLLINFHTKTLKEGIKRFINQKTANHY
- a CDS encoding 4-hydroxybutyrate CoA-transferase translates to MSKYVTAAEAVKVVQSGNRIYVQAAGATPTVLTKALAERASELRDVEVCHMHTEGEAAYADPKLKDSFHVNSFFIGKNVRHTLSAGNGSYTPVFLSEIPRLFRKNILPLDVVFIHVSPPDHHGYCSLGISVEATKAAIENAKVVIAQVNPQMPRTFGDSVIKISSIDYLVEVDAPMYGHGIAPISEQEELIGGFVASLIEDESTLQMGIGSIPNAALAKLTNHKNLGLHTEMFSDGVIDLIESGVINCKFKGVTKNRALATFLIGSQRLYDFVNDNPFISMRESSFVNDTAVIRRNPKMIAINSAIEVDITGQVCADSIGSRMYSGVGGQMDFIRGASLSEGGKAIIALPSVTKTGESKIVPFLKEGAGVVTTRAHVQHVVTEYGIADLYGKTLKQRANAMVNIAHPDHREAIDRVNFDRFNNI
- a CDS encoding cobalt transporter, encoding MVTQITRGIKISVSTNFEGTYFKNYRIQFAFSYEITIENQSKDSVQLNTRHWEIFDSLNDIEIVDGEGVIGQKPVLKPGEKHTYSSGCLLASPFGAMRGYFNMINFTSTRTFRVIVPTFRLSAPFAIN
- a CDS encoding SAM-dependent methyltransferase, translated to MKKLFKFILNTIPRPLLIRLSYVARPVLAFALKGDTYTDPIDGRSFKNFLPYGYGHQRNNVLAPGTLSLERHRLLWLYLNRETDFFTSQKKVLHFAPEQAFYKRFRNQKNLDYTTTDLYSPLADVKADICNLPFEDNAYDLILCNHVLEHIPDDTKAMQELYRVLKPGGMGIFQIPQDLSRETTFEDNSITDPKERARIFGQYDHVRVYGRDYFDKLRSIGFRVVEEDYTKKLNEADVERFCLAKGEIIPVCYKD
- a CDS encoding methionine aminopeptidase, whose product is MIIPKTREEIELMRQSALIVSKTLGMIASEIKPGVTTLHLDKLAEEFIRDNGAVPGFLGLYGCPSTLLTSVNDQIVHGLPTNRPIEEGDIVSVDCGAIMNEYYGDHAYTFEIGDVAPETKKLLKVTKESLYVGIREFKAGNRVEDVGNAIQRYTEAEGYGVVRELVGHGLGKKMHEGPEMPNYGKRGRGKLFVEGLVVAIEPMINMGTKNIKQLKDGWTIVTRDGKPSAHFEHNVALVDGKPELLSTFAYVYKALGIESNEEEEFRKVPFTV
- a CDS encoding phosphoglyceromutase (catalyzes the interconversion of 2-phosphoglycerate and 3-phosphoglycerate), yielding MNKKVILMILDGWGKSPDPKVSAIDNANVPFIKSLYENYASASLRTDGLNVGLPEGQMGNSEVGHMNLGAGRIVYQDLVKINLAVQNKTLAQEQPLVEAFNYAKQNNKKVQLLGLVSNGGVHSHIEHLKGLVDATQEAGVDNVFIHAFTDGRDVDPKSGVSFISELENHLKDKNAKLASVIGRYYAMDRDKRWERVKLAYDLLVNGEGTPSTNAVDSIQDSYKEGVTDEFIKPIVMTGADGKPLATIQEDDVVIFFNFRTDRGRQLTEVLSQFDIHEQNMHKLKLYYVTMTNYDDNFKNIHVVYDKDNLTETLGEIVSRNGKKQIRIAETEKYPHVTFFFSGGREEPFEGEKRLLCPSPKVATYDLQPEMSAFDLKDALVPELKKGEVDFVCLNFANGDMVGHTGVFEAAIKACEAVDQCAKEVIEAALENGYTTIVIADHGNCETMINPDGSPNTAHTTNPVPIIIVDKDIKHVKDGVLGDIAPTILDMMGIPQPEAMTRHSLVS
- a CDS encoding acetyltransferase — its product is MYSIKQIPSSATFAVRLPVLRPGKPVESCVFDGDDLPTTVHFGIFEDENLIGVISVFKANTNLLPQNNQFQIRGMAVLDSHQKIGLGDRLVKAAEDYIISQNADAIWFNAREIAVGFYKKMGYEIIGTPFTIGDIGVHHVMYRLL